GCATGAACAGGTCGCGGTCTATCGAGCTGACTACGCCCAACGCGGACAGCTCCGGGAAAAGCTCGCGCCACTTCGCCTTGGCCTCGTCGTCCAGAAACTCAGGAGGCGCGCTGCTGGCGGGACCGGGCCTGGGTTCGGCAGGGTTGGTCCTGCACCGCTTCAAAGTGCCCGTTTTCCGCTTGATTTCCGTCGGTATCGGCTTCCTTCCGCGCATATTTTCCCTGCCTACCCCCCCCTTGCGAATTATGGACGCGTTTACGCATAGCCGCGCACCGGTCTATAGTCAAAAGCCGGGGGGAATTACCCTGCCTACCGGTCAGCCGTTGCGCTTTTTGCGACACCTGCCGAACCCGCCATCCTCCCGCGCCGTCTTGAGGCTGTGATGTTCATGGCACAGCCCCTGCAAGTTATCCATCGCGTCCGCCCCGCCCTGCGACTTGGGTACGATGTGGTCAACATCGGTGGACAACTCGGCGCAACCCGGATAACGACACACCGGGTCCCGCGCCAACACCAGCACCCGCAATCGCTGCCACCGCGAACCATACCCCCGTTGAGTAGAAGTTCCTCGCCTTTCCTGCTCGGCCTTGTTTGCCTTCGCTTTGTGCGCCGCGCAGTAACGCCCGCCAGCCTCCGCCAAAGCAGGGCAGCCGGGATACGCGCACGGAGGCAAAGGCTTATGAGGCATGCTGCACCTCCGCCTTCCTGC
This is a stretch of genomic DNA from Elusimicrobiales bacterium. It encodes these proteins:
- a CDS encoding HNH endonuclease signature motif containing protein, translating into MLVLARDPVCRYPGCAELSTDVDHIVPKSQGGADAMDNLQGLCHEHHSLKTAREDGGFGRCRKKRNG